One stretch of Tribolium castaneum strain GA2 chromosome 5, icTriCast1.1, whole genome shotgun sequence DNA includes these proteins:
- the LOC103312144 gene encoding uncharacterized protein LOC103312144 isoform X3 produces MSKQALTTSVADASNNKNYYIDIKVNGKPTRAYIDSGAEPVLVKQSVARELGLMWQPSLHLIRGYGQGITKVHGEVEVELEVDLVKANVKALIVEDSAQRVPVIVGQTFLNAGANTIIANEEAVRVVDGNNESIQAFLGQLPTRKVALWAEEETVIPPQSIGCIRIKAKDDGWKGAYYVEGCQRPRPGFEHVVHRCVTSDGGLVTVRNLSHQDLVYRKAQIVARAEPCEQERTATTVSVFSLGKVEVKSFQRWELLTQVNKNLDPAQFEQLLQLVNEFRDCFARNVAEIVYRPYRLSHHERRIVRDIVNDLLGSGVIRESDSPYSSPILLVRKKDGQHRMCVDYRQLNSKTIKDRFPLPRVDEHLDKLNGAKFFTTLDLASGYYQIPMATESIPKTAFVTPDGHYEFVRMPFGLANAPAVFQRAMNKMLDPLRFQTAFCYIADLLIPSKDFETGVNNLRTVFQLLLQFGLTLKLSKCCFFGNQIEYLGHEISAEGIKPDETKIKAVTAFQKPTDVHKLRQFLANSLTSLLKKGSTLVWEEAQERAFQTLKDILTSRPVLAIYDAEAETELHTDVSKVGIGGILLQRQGNGSLRPVMFFSRQTTKEEQRYHSYELETLAVVCSLKHYRVYLLGLQFKVITDCNALRTTLTKRDLIPRIGRWWLLTSEFDFTVEYRPGSKMSHVDALSRNPVLDPSEPSVEVLHINVNDDDWILAVQMKDARCALLKEILEKSPTNAEERAIHKEYKLKDGRVFKQTESGLKWVVPKAVRRQILLAHHDGIGHLSNEKTLASVSKSYWFPSMRRYVHKYISSCLECLYNKEAGGKQPGFLNPIPKNSQPFDTLHMDHLGPFVKSKSHNSYLLAIIDAFTKFVFLRAVPNTKVGPVLSFLASLTGMFGVPKRIIADRGACFSSKKFKTHCTDLNVKLVLTATATPRANGQVERLNRTILSQLAASSREEEKWDDFVSRISWGINSTPNSTTGKSPYELLLGYTPRHANDSILTNVVTEGVHDGDLPRTRADVAQRVEKEQQKQKERYDKRRCAPKRFNAGDLVLVRTTRASNEGKSRKLLPKYSGPYRIQKVLDYDRYVVTDMPGATRSQKRYEGVHSVDKLRHYVVATTSGDETMDDVSDE; encoded by the exons atgTCTAAGCAGGCACTAACGACAAGTGTAGCTGACgcaagtaataataagaattattaCATAGACATTAAGGTCAATGGTAAGCCGACGCGAGCTTACATTGACTCAGGAGCTGAACCGGTCCTTGTCAAGCAAAGTGTTGCTAGAGAATTGGGACTGATGTGGCAGCCAAGTTTACATTTGATTCGTGGTTATGGCCAGGGAATCACCAAAGTGCATGGGGAAGTCGAAGTAGAGCTAGAAGTGGATCTTGTCAAGGCAAACGTAAAAGCTTTGATCGTCGAAGACAGTGCACAACGTGTGCCTGTCATAGTGGGACAGACCTTCCTGAATGCGGGTGCTAATACGATTATAGCAAATGAGGAAGCTGTGAGAGTAGTTGACGGAAACAACGAATCGATCCAAGCATTTCTAGGCCAACTTCCGACACGAAAAGTTGCACTTTGGGCGGAAGAGGAAACAGTGATCCCTCCTCAATCCATTGGTTGCATACGAATCAAGGCAAAAGACGATGGGTGGAAAGGAGCTTATTACGTTGAAGGGTGTCAACGTCCGAGACCAGGGTTCGAACACGTTGTTCATCGGTGTGTCACATCTGATGGAGGCCTAGTGACCGTTCGCAATCTATCGCACCAAGATCTGGTCTATCGAAAGGCGCAAATCGTTGCGAGAGCTGAGCCTTGCGAGCAGGAAAGGACAGCTACGACGGTGAGTGTGTTTTCTCTGGGGAAGGTTGAGGTAAAGAGTTTTCAACGGTGGGAACTTCTTACACAAGTCAATAAGAATCTAGACCCGGCTCAGTTCGAGCAATTGTTACAACTCGTTAACGAATTTCGAGATTGTTTTGCACGAAATGTAGCGGAAATAG TTTATCGTCCTTATCGGTTATCGCATCACGAAAGAAGAATTGTTCGAGATATAGTAAATGACTTGTTAGGTAGCGGAGTCATACGAGAATCAGACTCGCCATATTCGAGTCCCATACTGTTGGTGCGGAAGAAAGATGGGCAACACCGTATGTGTGTTGACTATCggcaattaaattcgaaaacaatCAAAGATCGCTTTCCGTTACCACGAGTAGACGAACATTTGGATAAACTAAACGGTGCAAAGTTTTTCACCACACTAGATCTCGCGAGTGGGTACTATCAGATCCCAATGGCCACCGAATCGATTCCAAAGACAGCATTTGTTACGCCTGATGGGCATTACGAGTTTGTCCGTATGCCTTTTGGTCTAGCCAACGCTCCGGCAGTTTTTCAGCGGGCTATGAATAAGATGTTGGATCCATTACGGTTTCAAACCGCTTTTTGTTACATAGCTGATCTTCTGATACCTTCCAAAGACTTTGAAACAGGTGTTAACAATTTAAGAACGGTGTTTCAATTGCTTCTACAGTTCGGATTGACTCTAAAGCTAAGTAAATGTTGCTTCTTTGGAAATCAAATAGAGTATTTAGGGCATGAGATCAGTGCGGAAGGCATTAAGCCAGAcgagacaaaaatcaaagcggtGACAGCTTTTCAAAAACCAACAGACGTACACAAACTTAGGCAATTCTTAGCAAACAGTTTGACGAGTCTCCTAAAGAAAGGCAGTACACTTGTTTGGGAAGAAGCACAAGAGCGGGCTTTTCAGACTTTAAAAGACATCTTGACGAGCAGACCAGTTCTTGCAATTTATGACGCGGAAGCTGAAACGGAGTTACACACTGACGTTTCTAAAGTTGGAATTGGTGGCATTCTGTTGCAACGACAAGGTAATGGATCTTTGCGTCCAGTTATGTTTTTCAGCCGACAGACGACCAAAGAGGAACAAAGGTACCACTCGTACGAGCTAGAAACGCTAGCGGTGGTCTGTTCTCTCAAACATTATCGAGTATACTTGTTGGGGCTTCAATTCAAAGTGATCACAGACTGTAATGCTTTACGAACAACCCTTACCAAGAGAGATTTGATTCCACGAATTGGGAGATGGTGGTTGTTGACTTCTGAGTTCGACTTTACTGTAGAATACAGACCTGGCAGTAAAATGAGTCACGTTGACGCTTTGAGTAGAAATCCGGTATTAGATCCTTCGGAGCCTTCAGTGGAAGTCTTGCATATTAATGTTAACGATGATGATTGGATTTTAGCTGTTCAAATGAAGGATGCGAGATGCGCATTGTTGaaggaaatattggaaaaatcaccgaCGAACGCTGAAGAGCGTGCCATTCACAAAGAGTATAAACTAAAAGATGGTCGAGTATTCAAACAGACTGAGTCAGGATTAAAATGGGTCGTACCAAAAGCGGTAAGACGCCAGATTTTATTAGCACACCACGATGGAATTGGCCATTTATCGAATGAGAAAACTTTGGCATCTGTGTCGAAATCTTATTGGTTTCCTTCAATGCGGAGGTATGttcataaatatatttctagCTGCTTGGAGTGTCTCTACAATAAGGAAGCCGGAGGAAAGCAGCCAGGATTTTTGAATCCCATACCTAAGAATTCGCAACCATTTGACACATTGCACATGGATCATTTGGGACCATTTGTAAAGAGCAAATCAcataattcttatcttttagcTATTATCGATgcatttactaaatttgtctttCTCAGGGCCGTGCCTAATACTAAGGTGGGCcctgttttatcatttttagctTCTCTTACAGGAATGTTTGGTGTACCTAAACGTATAATAGCCGATCGTGGGGCTTGTTTTTCTAGCAAAAAGTTTAAGACACATTGTACCGatttaaacgttaaattaGTACTAACCGCGACTGCCACACCACGGGCTAATGGCCAGGTGGAGCGATTAAATCGTACGATTTTATCTCAGCTTGCTGCTAGCTCGAGAGAAGAAGAGAAATGGGATGACTTTGTGAGTAGAATTAGTTGGGGTATTAATTCTACGCCGAATTCGACTACGGGCAAAAGTCCATACGAATTGTTGTTGGGGTATACACCTCGACATGCTAATGACTCAATCCTCACCAACGTGGTGACAGAGGGTGTTCATGATGGTGATTTGCCACGGACACGAGCAGACGTTGCTCAGCGTGTCGAAAAGGAACAGCAGAAGCAAAAAGAGCGTTATGACAAGCGACGCTGTGCCCCAAAGAGATTTAATGCAGGTGATCTCGTGTTGGTACGCACCACGCGAGCTTCAAACGAGGGCAAAAGTCGGAAGCTGTTACCTAAATATTCGGGACCGTACCGAATTCAGAAAGTGCTCGACTACGATAGGTATGTCGTGACGGACATGCCGGGGGCGACGCGTTCCCAAAAACGATATGAGGGTGTCCATTCAGTGGACAAATTGAGACATTACGTTGTCGCCACGACGAGTGGAGACGAAACAATGGACGATGTCAGTGACGAATGA
- the LOC103312144 gene encoding uncharacterized protein LOC103312144 isoform X2 codes for MSKQALTTSVADASNNKNYYIDIKVNGKPTRAYIDSGAEPVLVKQSVARELGLMWQPSLHLIRGYGQGITKVHGEVEVELEVDLVKANVKALIVEDSAQRVPVIVGQTFLNAGANTIIANEEAVRVVDGNNESIQAFLGQLPTRKVALWAEEETVIPPQSIGCIRIKAKDDGWKGAYYVEGCQRPRPGFEHVVHRCVTSDGGLVTVRNLSHQDLVYRKAQIVARAEPCEQERTATTVSVFSLGKVEVKSFQRWELLTQVNKNLDPAQFEQLLQLVNEFRDCFARNVAEIGATTAAEMKLTLTDDKPVVYRPYRLSHHERRIVRDIVNDLLGSGVIRESDSPYSSPILLVRKKDGQHRMCVDYRQLNSKTIKDRFPLPRFFTTLDLASGYYQIPMATESIPKTAFVTPDGHYEFVRMPFGLANAPAVFQRAMNKMLDPLRFQTAFCYIADLLIPSKDFETGVNNLRTVFQLLLQFGLTLKLSKCCFFGNQIEYLGHEISAEGIKPDETKIKAVTAFQKPTDVHKLRQFLANSLTSLLKKGSTLVWEEAQERAFQTLKDILTSRPVLAIYDAEAETELHTDVSKVGIGGILLQRQGNGSLRPVMFFSRQTTKEEQRYHSYELETLAVVCSLKHYRVYLLGLQFKVITDCNALRTTLTKRDLIPRIGRWWLLTSEFDFTVEYRPGSKMSHVDALSRNPVLDPSEPSVEVLHINVNDDDWILAVQMKDARCALLKEILEKSPTNAEERAIHKEYKLKDGRVFKQTESGLKWVVPKAVRRQILLAHHDGIGHLSNEKTLASVSKSYWFPSMRRYVHKYISSCLECLYNKEAGGKQPGFLNPIPKNSQPFDTLHMDHLGPFVKSKSHNSYLLAIIDAFTKFVFLRAVPNTKVGPVLSFLASLTGMFGVPKRIIADRGACFSSKKFKTHCTDLNVKLVLTATATPRANGQVERLNRTILSQLAASSREEEKWDDFVSRISWGINSTPNSTTGKSPYELLLGYTPRHANDSILTNVVTEGVHDGDLPRTRADVAQRVEKEQQKQKERYDKRRCAPKRFNAGDLVLVRTTRASNEGKSRKLLPKYSGPYRIQKVLDYDRYVVTDMPGATRSQKRYEGVHSVDKLRHYVVATTSGDETMDDVSDE; via the exons atgTCTAAGCAGGCACTAACGACAAGTGTAGCTGACgcaagtaataataagaattattaCATAGACATTAAGGTCAATGGTAAGCCGACGCGAGCTTACATTGACTCAGGAGCTGAACCGGTCCTTGTCAAGCAAAGTGTTGCTAGAGAATTGGGACTGATGTGGCAGCCAAGTTTACATTTGATTCGTGGTTATGGCCAGGGAATCACCAAAGTGCATGGGGAAGTCGAAGTAGAGCTAGAAGTGGATCTTGTCAAGGCAAACGTAAAAGCTTTGATCGTCGAAGACAGTGCACAACGTGTGCCTGTCATAGTGGGACAGACCTTCCTGAATGCGGGTGCTAATACGATTATAGCAAATGAGGAAGCTGTGAGAGTAGTTGACGGAAACAACGAATCGATCCAAGCATTTCTAGGCCAACTTCCGACACGAAAAGTTGCACTTTGGGCGGAAGAGGAAACAGTGATCCCTCCTCAATCCATTGGTTGCATACGAATCAAGGCAAAAGACGATGGGTGGAAAGGAGCTTATTACGTTGAAGGGTGTCAACGTCCGAGACCAGGGTTCGAACACGTTGTTCATCGGTGTGTCACATCTGATGGAGGCCTAGTGACCGTTCGCAATCTATCGCACCAAGATCTGGTCTATCGAAAGGCGCAAATCGTTGCGAGAGCTGAGCCTTGCGAGCAGGAAAGGACAGCTACGACGGTGAGTGTGTTTTCTCTGGGGAAGGTTGAGGTAAAGAGTTTTCAACGGTGGGAACTTCTTACACAAGTCAATAAGAATCTAGACCCGGCTCAGTTCGAGCAATTGTTACAACTCGTTAACGAATTTCGAGATTGTTTTGCACGAAATGTAGCGGAAATAGGTGCCACAACTGCGGCAGAAATGAAGCTAACTTTGACTGATGATAAACCTGTAGTTTATCGTCCTTATCGGTTATCGCATCACGAAAGAAGAATTGTTCGAGATATAGTAAATGACTTGTTAGGTAGCGGAGTCATACGAGAATCAGACTCGCCATATTCGAGTCCCATACTGTTGGTGCGGAAGAAAGATGGGCAACACCGTATGTGTGTTGACTATCggcaattaaattcgaaaacaatCAAAGATCGCTTTCCGTTACCACGA TTTTTCACCACACTAGATCTCGCGAGTGGGTACTATCAGATCCCAATGGCCACCGAATCGATTCCAAAGACAGCATTTGTTACGCCTGATGGGCATTACGAGTTTGTCCGTATGCCTTTTGGTCTAGCCAACGCTCCGGCAGTTTTTCAGCGGGCTATGAATAAGATGTTGGATCCATTACGGTTTCAAACCGCTTTTTGTTACATAGCTGATCTTCTGATACCTTCCAAAGACTTTGAAACAGGTGTTAACAATTTAAGAACGGTGTTTCAATTGCTTCTACAGTTCGGATTGACTCTAAAGCTAAGTAAATGTTGCTTCTTTGGAAATCAAATAGAGTATTTAGGGCATGAGATCAGTGCGGAAGGCATTAAGCCAGAcgagacaaaaatcaaagcggtGACAGCTTTTCAAAAACCAACAGACGTACACAAACTTAGGCAATTCTTAGCAAACAGTTTGACGAGTCTCCTAAAGAAAGGCAGTACACTTGTTTGGGAAGAAGCACAAGAGCGGGCTTTTCAGACTTTAAAAGACATCTTGACGAGCAGACCAGTTCTTGCAATTTATGACGCGGAAGCTGAAACGGAGTTACACACTGACGTTTCTAAAGTTGGAATTGGTGGCATTCTGTTGCAACGACAAGGTAATGGATCTTTGCGTCCAGTTATGTTTTTCAGCCGACAGACGACCAAAGAGGAACAAAGGTACCACTCGTACGAGCTAGAAACGCTAGCGGTGGTCTGTTCTCTCAAACATTATCGAGTATACTTGTTGGGGCTTCAATTCAAAGTGATCACAGACTGTAATGCTTTACGAACAACCCTTACCAAGAGAGATTTGATTCCACGAATTGGGAGATGGTGGTTGTTGACTTCTGAGTTCGACTTTACTGTAGAATACAGACCTGGCAGTAAAATGAGTCACGTTGACGCTTTGAGTAGAAATCCGGTATTAGATCCTTCGGAGCCTTCAGTGGAAGTCTTGCATATTAATGTTAACGATGATGATTGGATTTTAGCTGTTCAAATGAAGGATGCGAGATGCGCATTGTTGaaggaaatattggaaaaatcaccgaCGAACGCTGAAGAGCGTGCCATTCACAAAGAGTATAAACTAAAAGATGGTCGAGTATTCAAACAGACTGAGTCAGGATTAAAATGGGTCGTACCAAAAGCGGTAAGACGCCAGATTTTATTAGCACACCACGATGGAATTGGCCATTTATCGAATGAGAAAACTTTGGCATCTGTGTCGAAATCTTATTGGTTTCCTTCAATGCGGAGGTATGttcataaatatatttctagCTGCTTGGAGTGTCTCTACAATAAGGAAGCCGGAGGAAAGCAGCCAGGATTTTTGAATCCCATACCTAAGAATTCGCAACCATTTGACACATTGCACATGGATCATTTGGGACCATTTGTAAAGAGCAAATCAcataattcttatcttttagcTATTATCGATgcatttactaaatttgtctttCTCAGGGCCGTGCCTAATACTAAGGTGGGCcctgttttatcatttttagctTCTCTTACAGGAATGTTTGGTGTACCTAAACGTATAATAGCCGATCGTGGGGCTTGTTTTTCTAGCAAAAAGTTTAAGACACATTGTACCGatttaaacgttaaattaGTACTAACCGCGACTGCCACACCACGGGCTAATGGCCAGGTGGAGCGATTAAATCGTACGATTTTATCTCAGCTTGCTGCTAGCTCGAGAGAAGAAGAGAAATGGGATGACTTTGTGAGTAGAATTAGTTGGGGTATTAATTCTACGCCGAATTCGACTACGGGCAAAAGTCCATACGAATTGTTGTTGGGGTATACACCTCGACATGCTAATGACTCAATCCTCACCAACGTGGTGACAGAGGGTGTTCATGATGGTGATTTGCCACGGACACGAGCAGACGTTGCTCAGCGTGTCGAAAAGGAACAGCAGAAGCAAAAAGAGCGTTATGACAAGCGACGCTGTGCCCCAAAGAGATTTAATGCAGGTGATCTCGTGTTGGTACGCACCACGCGAGCTTCAAACGAGGGCAAAAGTCGGAAGCTGTTACCTAAATATTCGGGACCGTACCGAATTCAGAAAGTGCTCGACTACGATAGGTATGTCGTGACGGACATGCCGGGGGCGACGCGTTCCCAAAAACGATATGAGGGTGTCCATTCAGTGGACAAATTGAGACATTACGTTGTCGCCACGACGAGTGGAGACGAAACAATGGACGATGTCAGTGACGAATGA
- the LOC103312144 gene encoding uncharacterized protein LOC103312144 isoform X1 produces MSKQALTTSVADASNNKNYYIDIKVNGKPTRAYIDSGAEPVLVKQSVARELGLMWQPSLHLIRGYGQGITKVHGEVEVELEVDLVKANVKALIVEDSAQRVPVIVGQTFLNAGANTIIANEEAVRVVDGNNESIQAFLGQLPTRKVALWAEEETVIPPQSIGCIRIKAKDDGWKGAYYVEGCQRPRPGFEHVVHRCVTSDGGLVTVRNLSHQDLVYRKAQIVARAEPCEQERTATTVSVFSLGKVEVKSFQRWELLTQVNKNLDPAQFEQLLQLVNEFRDCFARNVAEIGATTAAEMKLTLTDDKPVVYRPYRLSHHERRIVRDIVNDLLGSGVIRESDSPYSSPILLVRKKDGQHRMCVDYRQLNSKTIKDRFPLPRVDEHLDKLNGAKFFTTLDLASGYYQIPMATESIPKTAFVTPDGHYEFVRMPFGLANAPAVFQRAMNKMLDPLRFQTAFCYIADLLIPSKDFETGVNNLRTVFQLLLQFGLTLKLSKCCFFGNQIEYLGHEISAEGIKPDETKIKAVTAFQKPTDVHKLRQFLANSLTSLLKKGSTLVWEEAQERAFQTLKDILTSRPVLAIYDAEAETELHTDVSKVGIGGILLQRQGNGSLRPVMFFSRQTTKEEQRYHSYELETLAVVCSLKHYRVYLLGLQFKVITDCNALRTTLTKRDLIPRIGRWWLLTSEFDFTVEYRPGSKMSHVDALSRNPVLDPSEPSVEVLHINVNDDDWILAVQMKDARCALLKEILEKSPTNAEERAIHKEYKLKDGRVFKQTESGLKWVVPKAVRRQILLAHHDGIGHLSNEKTLASVSKSYWFPSMRRYVHKYISSCLECLYNKEAGGKQPGFLNPIPKNSQPFDTLHMDHLGPFVKSKSHNSYLLAIIDAFTKFVFLRAVPNTKVGPVLSFLASLTGMFGVPKRIIADRGACFSSKKFKTHCTDLNVKLVLTATATPRANGQVERLNRTILSQLAASSREEEKWDDFVSRISWGINSTPNSTTGKSPYELLLGYTPRHANDSILTNVVTEGVHDGDLPRTRADVAQRVEKEQQKQKERYDKRRCAPKRFNAGDLVLVRTTRASNEGKSRKLLPKYSGPYRIQKVLDYDRYVVTDMPGATRSQKRYEGVHSVDKLRHYVVATTSGDETMDDVSDE; encoded by the coding sequence atgTCTAAGCAGGCACTAACGACAAGTGTAGCTGACgcaagtaataataagaattattaCATAGACATTAAGGTCAATGGTAAGCCGACGCGAGCTTACATTGACTCAGGAGCTGAACCGGTCCTTGTCAAGCAAAGTGTTGCTAGAGAATTGGGACTGATGTGGCAGCCAAGTTTACATTTGATTCGTGGTTATGGCCAGGGAATCACCAAAGTGCATGGGGAAGTCGAAGTAGAGCTAGAAGTGGATCTTGTCAAGGCAAACGTAAAAGCTTTGATCGTCGAAGACAGTGCACAACGTGTGCCTGTCATAGTGGGACAGACCTTCCTGAATGCGGGTGCTAATACGATTATAGCAAATGAGGAAGCTGTGAGAGTAGTTGACGGAAACAACGAATCGATCCAAGCATTTCTAGGCCAACTTCCGACACGAAAAGTTGCACTTTGGGCGGAAGAGGAAACAGTGATCCCTCCTCAATCCATTGGTTGCATACGAATCAAGGCAAAAGACGATGGGTGGAAAGGAGCTTATTACGTTGAAGGGTGTCAACGTCCGAGACCAGGGTTCGAACACGTTGTTCATCGGTGTGTCACATCTGATGGAGGCCTAGTGACCGTTCGCAATCTATCGCACCAAGATCTGGTCTATCGAAAGGCGCAAATCGTTGCGAGAGCTGAGCCTTGCGAGCAGGAAAGGACAGCTACGACGGTGAGTGTGTTTTCTCTGGGGAAGGTTGAGGTAAAGAGTTTTCAACGGTGGGAACTTCTTACACAAGTCAATAAGAATCTAGACCCGGCTCAGTTCGAGCAATTGTTACAACTCGTTAACGAATTTCGAGATTGTTTTGCACGAAATGTAGCGGAAATAGGTGCCACAACTGCGGCAGAAATGAAGCTAACTTTGACTGATGATAAACCTGTAGTTTATCGTCCTTATCGGTTATCGCATCACGAAAGAAGAATTGTTCGAGATATAGTAAATGACTTGTTAGGTAGCGGAGTCATACGAGAATCAGACTCGCCATATTCGAGTCCCATACTGTTGGTGCGGAAGAAAGATGGGCAACACCGTATGTGTGTTGACTATCggcaattaaattcgaaaacaatCAAAGATCGCTTTCCGTTACCACGAGTAGACGAACATTTGGATAAACTAAACGGTGCAAAGTTTTTCACCACACTAGATCTCGCGAGTGGGTACTATCAGATCCCAATGGCCACCGAATCGATTCCAAAGACAGCATTTGTTACGCCTGATGGGCATTACGAGTTTGTCCGTATGCCTTTTGGTCTAGCCAACGCTCCGGCAGTTTTTCAGCGGGCTATGAATAAGATGTTGGATCCATTACGGTTTCAAACCGCTTTTTGTTACATAGCTGATCTTCTGATACCTTCCAAAGACTTTGAAACAGGTGTTAACAATTTAAGAACGGTGTTTCAATTGCTTCTACAGTTCGGATTGACTCTAAAGCTAAGTAAATGTTGCTTCTTTGGAAATCAAATAGAGTATTTAGGGCATGAGATCAGTGCGGAAGGCATTAAGCCAGAcgagacaaaaatcaaagcggtGACAGCTTTTCAAAAACCAACAGACGTACACAAACTTAGGCAATTCTTAGCAAACAGTTTGACGAGTCTCCTAAAGAAAGGCAGTACACTTGTTTGGGAAGAAGCACAAGAGCGGGCTTTTCAGACTTTAAAAGACATCTTGACGAGCAGACCAGTTCTTGCAATTTATGACGCGGAAGCTGAAACGGAGTTACACACTGACGTTTCTAAAGTTGGAATTGGTGGCATTCTGTTGCAACGACAAGGTAATGGATCTTTGCGTCCAGTTATGTTTTTCAGCCGACAGACGACCAAAGAGGAACAAAGGTACCACTCGTACGAGCTAGAAACGCTAGCGGTGGTCTGTTCTCTCAAACATTATCGAGTATACTTGTTGGGGCTTCAATTCAAAGTGATCACAGACTGTAATGCTTTACGAACAACCCTTACCAAGAGAGATTTGATTCCACGAATTGGGAGATGGTGGTTGTTGACTTCTGAGTTCGACTTTACTGTAGAATACAGACCTGGCAGTAAAATGAGTCACGTTGACGCTTTGAGTAGAAATCCGGTATTAGATCCTTCGGAGCCTTCAGTGGAAGTCTTGCATATTAATGTTAACGATGATGATTGGATTTTAGCTGTTCAAATGAAGGATGCGAGATGCGCATTGTTGaaggaaatattggaaaaatcaccgaCGAACGCTGAAGAGCGTGCCATTCACAAAGAGTATAAACTAAAAGATGGTCGAGTATTCAAACAGACTGAGTCAGGATTAAAATGGGTCGTACCAAAAGCGGTAAGACGCCAGATTTTATTAGCACACCACGATGGAATTGGCCATTTATCGAATGAGAAAACTTTGGCATCTGTGTCGAAATCTTATTGGTTTCCTTCAATGCGGAGGTATGttcataaatatatttctagCTGCTTGGAGTGTCTCTACAATAAGGAAGCCGGAGGAAAGCAGCCAGGATTTTTGAATCCCATACCTAAGAATTCGCAACCATTTGACACATTGCACATGGATCATTTGGGACCATTTGTAAAGAGCAAATCAcataattcttatcttttagcTATTATCGATgcatttactaaatttgtctttCTCAGGGCCGTGCCTAATACTAAGGTGGGCcctgttttatcatttttagctTCTCTTACAGGAATGTTTGGTGTACCTAAACGTATAATAGCCGATCGTGGGGCTTGTTTTTCTAGCAAAAAGTTTAAGACACATTGTACCGatttaaacgttaaattaGTACTAACCGCGACTGCCACACCACGGGCTAATGGCCAGGTGGAGCGATTAAATCGTACGATTTTATCTCAGCTTGCTGCTAGCTCGAGAGAAGAAGAGAAATGGGATGACTTTGTGAGTAGAATTAGTTGGGGTATTAATTCTACGCCGAATTCGACTACGGGCAAAAGTCCATACGAATTGTTGTTGGGGTATACACCTCGACATGCTAATGACTCAATCCTCACCAACGTGGTGACAGAGGGTGTTCATGATGGTGATTTGCCACGGACACGAGCAGACGTTGCTCAGCGTGTCGAAAAGGAACAGCAGAAGCAAAAAGAGCGTTATGACAAGCGACGCTGTGCCCCAAAGAGATTTAATGCAGGTGATCTCGTGTTGGTACGCACCACGCGAGCTTCAAACGAGGGCAAAAGTCGGAAGCTGTTACCTAAATATTCGGGACCGTACCGAATTCAGAAAGTGCTCGACTACGATAGGTATGTCGTGACGGACATGCCGGGGGCGACGCGTTCCCAAAAACGATATGAGGGTGTCCATTCAGTGGACAAATTGAGACATTACGTTGTCGCCACGACGAGTGGAGACGAAACAATGGACGATGTCAGTGACGAATGA